The following proteins are co-located in the Pseudoalteromonas rubra genome:
- a CDS encoding BPSS1780 family membrane protein: protein MPTEFKTFTAGFGLQWLKAGWIIFKSQPFTFVMMYLLMVVVSLVPFVFPPLQLAAVLVSPFLTAGFYLAVVKKQQGEAITLADILVPFSTKGRRLNLFRFGLYQMGVALLLSALLGILFGPALEVLQSVNEQSDETQVLAQVIAQITFADIAIFVVIQSLAMMAFAYALPLVFFRDEPRIIQAMKQSLLVFYRNMAPLTVFGFLVALLMLLSVPMSLVPLLVVMPIAYIGFFVSFQAIMSVSEPPASSDDTPPQQQQQSGRFDA, encoded by the coding sequence ATGCCAACAGAATTTAAAACGTTTACCGCAGGGTTTGGCTTGCAATGGCTTAAAGCCGGGTGGATTATTTTCAAGTCCCAACCTTTTACCTTTGTCATGATGTACCTGCTCATGGTTGTTGTGAGTCTGGTGCCTTTTGTCTTTCCGCCATTGCAGCTCGCGGCTGTACTGGTGTCGCCTTTTCTGACCGCAGGTTTTTATCTGGCAGTGGTGAAAAAACAGCAGGGTGAGGCGATTACACTGGCCGATATCTTAGTGCCCTTTTCAACCAAAGGTCGTCGTTTGAACTTGTTCCGCTTTGGGTTGTACCAAATGGGGGTTGCGCTGTTACTGAGTGCTCTGTTGGGCATATTGTTTGGCCCTGCACTGGAAGTATTACAAAGCGTCAATGAACAGAGCGATGAAACGCAAGTGCTGGCGCAAGTTATAGCGCAGATTACCTTTGCAGATATCGCGATTTTTGTCGTTATACAATCACTGGCGATGATGGCCTTTGCTTATGCGTTACCGCTGGTGTTCTTCCGCGATGAACCCCGTATTATTCAGGCGATGAAGCAATCTTTGCTGGTGTTTTACCGCAATATGGCACCGCTGACAGTATTTGGGTTTTTGGTGGCGCTGTTAATGCTGCTATCAGTCCCGATGTCGCTGGTACCTCTGTTGGTGGTGATGCCCATTGCATACATCGGGTTTTTTGTCTCGTTTCAGGCCATCATGTCTGTCTCTGAGCCACCCGCATCAAGTGACGATACACCACCGCAGCAGCAACAGCAAAGCGGTCGGTTTGACGCCTGA
- a CDS encoding regulatory protein RecX: MDQQEHEKKLKNYALWLLSRQEYSRQLIAQKLRAKDAEEAYITRLLDWLESLGYLDDKRYCASFLSQQVAKGLGEKRVMMDAQRKGVDKSYLQHLIEEQEVDWFSVALRAYEKKYSRSTNQLDYKEKSKRIRYMMSRGFRYDEIDYAIEAHSHGE; encoded by the coding sequence ATGGATCAACAAGAGCATGAGAAAAAGCTGAAAAACTATGCGCTGTGGCTTTTGTCCAGGCAGGAGTATTCACGTCAGTTAATTGCTCAGAAGTTACGGGCAAAAGACGCAGAAGAGGCGTATATTACACGCTTACTTGACTGGCTTGAGTCGCTTGGTTATCTGGACGATAAACGCTATTGCGCCAGTTTCTTGTCGCAACAAGTGGCCAAGGGGCTCGGCGAAAAACGTGTTATGATGGACGCGCAACGCAAAGGTGTCGACAAATCATATTTACAGCACTTAATAGAAGAACAAGAAGTCGACTGGTTTAGCGTGGCGTTGCGTGCCTACGAGAAAAAGTACAGCCGGTCGACAAATCAATTAGATTATAAAGAGAAGTCAAAACGTATTCGCTACATGATGTCGCGCGGATTTCGTTATGACGAAATAGATTATGCTATCGAGGCACACTCACACGGTGAGTAA
- the alaS gene encoding alanine--tRNA ligase codes for MQQMTTAQIRQSFLDYFAKQQHQVVPSSSLIPGNDATLLFTNAGMVQFKDVFLGGEKRPYNRATSSQRCVRAGGKHNDLENVGYTARHHTFFEMLGNFSFGDYFKKDAIRFAWEFLTEEIKLPKDKLLVTVYHNDEEAYDIWSKEMGVPEDKIIRIATSDNFWSMGDTGPCGPCSEIFFDHGEEIWGGPPGSPEEDGDRFIEIWNLVFMQYNRHADGTMEPLPKQSVDTGMGLERISAIMQGVHSNYEIDLFQALIAAAAKVTGAQDLEDKSLRVIADHIRSCAFLIADGVMPSNEGRGYVLRRIIRRAVRHGNKLGAKGAFFHQLVSALSEQMGEAYPELVKQGAIIEKVLRIEEEQFGKTLDRGLAILEEHLASLEGDVIPGDVVFKLYDTYGFPADLTADVARERFMTIDERGFKECMETQRKMAQQAGKFGADYNEQLKSEKSSDFKGYDATHYTGTVVELFKEGQSVSVLEEGDNGIVVLDRTPFYAESGGQVGDTGSLKVAAGEFVVTDTQKLGNAIAHHGRVTGRIGVNDKADAQVDAARREDIKKNHTATHILHEALRQALGEHVAQKGSLVMADKLRFDFSHFEGVNKTQLRDIEDAVNAQIRTNFALNTELMDIDAAKEKGAMALFGEKYDDEVRVVSIGDYSIELCGGTHVSRAGDIGLFKIVSEGGIAAGVRRIEAVTGAEAIAYVANQEQTLAEIAALVKGDNSSALDKVAALIEKAKGLEKQVSQLNDKLASAAGASLLESATDINGIKVLIANVAGTESKALRGMVDDLKNKMGSGVIALGVANGDKVSLIAGVTKDLVGRVKAGELVNHMAAQVGGKGGGRPDMAQAGGSEPQNLDAALASVSAWLAEKTQ; via the coding sequence ATGCAGCAGATGACGACCGCACAGATAAGGCAGAGCTTTCTTGACTACTTTGCCAAACAACAACACCAGGTGGTGCCTTCAAGTTCACTGATCCCGGGTAATGACGCTACGTTGTTATTTACCAATGCCGGTATGGTGCAGTTTAAAGATGTGTTTCTGGGCGGGGAAAAGCGTCCTTACAACCGAGCGACCAGTTCACAGCGCTGTGTGCGTGCAGGGGGTAAACACAACGATCTGGAAAACGTTGGCTATACTGCGCGTCACCACACCTTTTTCGAAATGCTGGGCAATTTTAGCTTTGGTGATTACTTCAAAAAAGATGCCATTCGCTTTGCCTGGGAGTTTCTGACAGAAGAAATCAAACTACCCAAAGACAAACTCCTGGTCACTGTCTACCACAATGACGAGGAAGCCTATGACATTTGGTCAAAAGAGATGGGTGTTCCGGAAGATAAAATCATTCGTATCGCGACCTCGGATAACTTCTGGTCTATGGGTGATACCGGTCCGTGTGGCCCTTGTTCAGAAATATTCTTTGACCATGGTGAAGAGATCTGGGGTGGACCGCCAGGGTCGCCAGAAGAAGACGGTGATCGTTTTATCGAAATCTGGAACCTGGTCTTCATGCAATACAACCGTCATGCCGATGGCACCATGGAGCCGCTACCTAAGCAGTCGGTCGACACCGGTATGGGCCTTGAGCGTATTTCTGCGATCATGCAAGGCGTGCATTCAAACTATGAAATCGACCTGTTCCAGGCGTTGATTGCGGCAGCGGCAAAGGTAACGGGTGCACAAGATCTGGAAGATAAATCACTGCGCGTTATTGCGGACCATATCCGCTCTTGTGCGTTTTTGATTGCTGACGGTGTGATGCCATCTAACGAAGGGCGTGGTTATGTACTACGTCGTATCATTCGTCGTGCTGTTCGTCACGGTAATAAATTAGGCGCGAAGGGCGCATTCTTCCATCAGCTGGTGAGTGCATTGAGTGAGCAAATGGGTGAAGCTTACCCTGAGCTGGTTAAACAAGGTGCCATCATCGAGAAGGTACTGCGTATTGAAGAAGAGCAGTTTGGTAAGACACTAGACCGGGGTCTGGCTATCCTGGAAGAGCACCTGGCTTCATTAGAAGGCGATGTGATCCCAGGTGATGTGGTGTTCAAATTGTACGATACCTATGGCTTCCCGGCGGATTTGACAGCAGATGTGGCGCGTGAACGCTTTATGACCATCGATGAACGTGGCTTCAAAGAGTGCATGGAAACACAGCGTAAGATGGCTCAGCAGGCGGGTAAGTTTGGTGCCGATTACAACGAACAGCTGAAATCTGAGAAGTCATCCGACTTTAAAGGCTACGATGCGACACACTATACTGGCACTGTGGTGGAGTTATTCAAAGAAGGCCAGTCTGTTTCTGTACTTGAAGAAGGCGACAACGGCATTGTGGTGTTGGATCGCACGCCGTTTTACGCTGAATCAGGTGGTCAGGTTGGGGATACCGGTAGTCTGAAAGTTGCTGCTGGCGAGTTTGTTGTGACAGATACACAAAAACTTGGCAATGCCATCGCCCATCATGGTCGTGTAACAGGCCGCATTGGTGTTAATGACAAGGCCGATGCGCAGGTTGATGCAGCACGTCGTGAAGACATCAAGAAAAACCACACTGCAACGCACATTCTGCACGAAGCACTGCGTCAGGCATTGGGTGAGCATGTTGCACAGAAAGGCTCATTGGTCATGGCTGATAAACTGCGTTTTGACTTTTCTCACTTTGAAGGGGTGAACAAAACGCAATTACGTGACATTGAGGATGCCGTCAATGCACAGATCCGCACTAACTTTGCGCTGAATACCGAGTTGATGGACATAGACGCGGCGAAAGAGAAGGGCGCCATGGCGCTGTTTGGCGAGAAGTACGACGATGAAGTACGTGTTGTGTCTATTGGCGACTACTCTATTGAGCTGTGCGGGGGGACACACGTGTCTCGTGCTGGCGACATTGGTCTGTTCAAGATTGTCTCGGAAGGCGGTATTGCTGCAGGTGTACGTCGTATCGAAGCGGTAACCGGTGCTGAGGCCATTGCTTACGTAGCTAATCAAGAGCAAACGTTAGCAGAAATAGCAGCCTTGGTGAAAGGCGATAACAGCAGTGCGCTGGACAAAGTTGCGGCTCTGATTGAAAAAGCCAAAGGGCTAGAAAAGCAGGTGTCCCAGCTTAACGATAAATTGGCAAGTGCCGCTGGTGCGTCGTTACTCGAGTCTGCGACAGACATCAATGGCATTAAAGTGTTGATTGCGAATGTCGCCGGTACTGAGTCTAAAGCGTTACGTGGTATGGTCGATGACCTGAAGAACAAGATGGGTTCAGGGGTTATCGCTCTGGGTGTGGCGAATGGTGATAAAGTCAGCTTGATTGCTGGTGTCACTAAAGATTTGGTTGGACGTGTGAAAGCCGGTGAACTGGTGAATCATATGGCTGCGCAGGTAGGTGGTAAGGGCGGTGGCCGTCCTGATATGGCCCAGGCTGGCGGTTCAGAACCACAAAATCTGGATGCCGCATTGGCCAGTGTTTCAGCGTGGCTAGCCGAGAAAACTCAGTAA
- a CDS encoding aspartate kinase: protein MALIVQKFGGTSVGSIERIEAVADLVVKTRQAGHQVVVVLSAMSGETNRLINLARQIDTQPSPRELDVLLTTGEQVSIALLAMAIIKRGHSAISLLADQVGIVTDNMFGRARIADIDTSRLRQELQQHHISIIAGFQGRDLEGNITTLGRGGTDTSAVEIAAALGADECQIYTDVDGVYTCDPRIEPKARRMTRVTFEEMLELASLGAKVLQIRSVEAAGRYTLPLRVLSTFKPDAGTLITYEESPMNMKVVSGIAHQKDECLLIVKQASDSPMTLAKILSLLGEYAIEVDMISQMNQHTGKIDYALTVHSNDHLQALDLLRTHQHTFGAVEIVSNTAVVKISAVGVGLKSHSANVGTFFSALAAENISPLLVATSEIKISVLIDERYLELAVRALHDAFKLESDD from the coding sequence GTGGCACTGATCGTTCAAAAATTTGGTGGCACTTCGGTAGGCTCGATTGAGCGCATCGAAGCTGTCGCTGACCTGGTGGTCAAGACCCGACAAGCTGGTCATCAGGTGGTGGTTGTGTTGTCAGCCATGTCAGGTGAAACCAATCGTCTGATTAATCTGGCCAGACAGATAGACACGCAACCCAGTCCCAGAGAACTCGATGTCCTGCTGACCACCGGTGAGCAGGTATCTATCGCTTTGCTGGCAATGGCCATCATTAAACGGGGCCATTCCGCCATCAGTTTACTGGCCGATCAAGTCGGTATTGTCACTGACAATATGTTTGGTCGTGCCCGTATTGCTGATATAGATACTTCACGTTTACGTCAAGAGCTGCAACAGCACCATATTAGTATCATTGCCGGTTTTCAGGGCCGTGATCTTGAAGGAAATATCACGACTTTAGGGCGTGGCGGGACGGATACCAGCGCTGTTGAAATTGCCGCTGCATTGGGGGCTGATGAGTGTCAGATTTACACCGATGTAGACGGTGTTTATACCTGTGATCCCCGGATTGAACCAAAAGCGCGCCGCATGACTCGGGTTACATTCGAGGAAATGCTGGAGCTTGCAAGCCTAGGTGCTAAGGTGTTGCAGATCCGCTCTGTCGAAGCGGCTGGGCGTTATACCCTCCCATTACGTGTTTTATCTACCTTTAAACCAGATGCCGGGACCTTGATAACTTACGAGGAAAGCCCCATGAATATGAAAGTGGTATCGGGGATTGCGCATCAAAAAGATGAATGTCTGCTAATCGTTAAACAGGCATCCGACAGCCCCATGACCCTGGCTAAAATCTTGTCACTTCTAGGTGAATATGCGATAGAAGTCGACATGATCAGTCAAATGAATCAACATACTGGCAAAATAGACTATGCTTTAACTGTGCACAGCAATGATCATCTGCAGGCGCTGGATTTGCTCAGGACGCATCAGCACACGTTTGGCGCAGTTGAAATCGTTAGTAACACAGCGGTTGTAAAAATCTCAGCGGTAGGGGTGGGTTTAAAGTCGCACTCTGCTAACGTCGGCACATTCTTTTCGGCGCTGGCAGCAGAGAATATTTCACCTCTGTTAGTTGCAACCTCGGAAATAAAGATTTCAGTATTAATCGATGAGCGATACCTTGAGTTGGCTGTACGTGCTTTGCATGATGCTT